From Pseudoalteromonas piratica:
GTTAATACTACAGGCACGACAACATCACCTTTGTCTTGACTCTTAATTGCCGCTATTGCTTGTTCACTTAAAGACGCTGTTGCCTTAATATCACCTTGCATTCGTTTGTTATATTCAAGCGTCATTGACTTTAATAAAGGCAAGTGACTATCAGGTACATTCATACCGAAAACAATGCCTGATGCAGACTCTGCAGCCAAAGCTGCACCCACAGCATGAATCCCACCAATATGATTTTGCACACGCTTTTTATTTGCCAGTGTAACCACAACTTCTTGATTGCTGATTTGATTCACTTTTAATTTTGCAGTAGCTGCAAATTTCACCTGACTGGTGAAAAGTTTCGTTAGTAAAAACTCATGGGTTGATTTTGGTAACTTGTAAACTTTACTAACAAGTTTGCTTAATTTATTAGCCATTGTTCTCTCACACTAAACTGGTTAGACCACCAAGAGTAACTCAAGCAACTCAAAACAGCAAAATATCAAATAGCTAAAAAATATTTAACTCAGATTACAATAAGCTGCATAGTGTGACTTTTACAATTTACGTTAAGTATTATGGCGCTGAAAACTCTACTTGATCAATTAAATACATCCCCTGAAAACGTTACGTTTCAACAAGTAATGGCTGTAATTGAAAACCACTACAGCTATACACCACAAACATTTACTAATGGAAAGCTCACCAATAACGCAGGTGAAAATGCGGGCAGCTGTAAAATTTTCAGCTTTGCAAAGCTCAATAACTTAAGCGAAGAACAAACCCTTCATTGCTTCGGCGATTACTACCGCATTGATGTATTGCAACACCCCACAGGTGACGATCACCAAAATATTCGCAACTTTATAAAAACAGGTTGGGCGGGTATAAATTTCGGTAGTCTTGCATTAATTACTTGCTAAGCTTTTGATTGTGAATCAAATGAACAAAGCTTTTATTTCGCTTGGTGCGGTTTGAAGTAATTTGTTAGTATCAAAATTATTTCTTACTCATGATATGGATAAACATGAAAAAGCTACTATTAATTACCTTCATTCTATTAACTTCAGCGTGTTCACAAACGCCAATCAATAACAGATATATCAATGCTAATTGGCAAGCTATTGCTATCGCACCTTTTGAAGGCAAGCAAGCTGACGCTGTTGAAATGGAATTAGATAGGTTGTTTGCTATAAGCGATAAAGTTATCGTTTATACACCTGATCACATTAGGCTTGAGTTAGATAAACGTAACTTAACAAAAGAATATAACGAATTTCCTCAGAAAGTGATGTTTGAACTTGCCAAGGAGCTTAAGGTAGATGGTGTTTTATTTGGTCAAATTAAAACCTCAAGAATCAAAAACCAATTTACTGGTTATCCAACTACTTCGCTTTATAGCAAACTTATCGCATTAGAAAATAAATCAGTTATCACTGCAACTCATCATGAAACTTCTGGTTTTATGGCTTCTGATAGCTCAAGCATTTCAGAGCTAGTTGAATTAACAGTCAATGATCTGAATGACGTATTAGATCAAATTAATCCATCGACTAAAAAGAGCTGGTTTGAGCGAATTTTCAACTAACTCCCATTGCAAAAGATATAAAAAAACCAGCATGCTGCTGGTTTTTTTATTAACTAATCTTATTGATCAGAACGGAATGTCATCATCAAAATCAATTGGTGGTTCCATTGGGTTTGATGCGCCGCCTTGCGGTGCATTTTGCTTAGGAGCAAAACCACCTGATTGTTGCTGTGGCGCAAAACCACCAGATTGTTGCTGACCACCTTGCTGTGGTGCAAAACCGCCTGATTGTTGCGCCGGCGCTGACTGCTGCTGTGCAGGTTGCTGGTTAAAGCCACCCTGTTGCTGTTGACCACCTTGGTTAAAACCTTGTGATTGCTGAGGAGCAAAACCTGATTGCTGCTGGTTTTGTTGTTGGAAACCACCGCCTGCATTGCCACCGGCATTTTCGCCACGGCCACCTAGCATTTGCATTTGACCTGTAAAGCCATCCACAACTATTTCAGTTGTGTACTTATCTTGACCTTGCTGATCTTGCCATTTACGTGTTTGCAATTTACCTTCAACGTAAATTTGCGAGCCTTTACGACAATACTCACCCACTACTTCAGCTAACTTGCCAAAAAACACCACTCGGTGCCATTCGGTTTTATCGACTAACTGACCCGTGTTTTTATCTTTATAACTGTCAGACGTTGCAAGTGTGATATTTGCTACTGCGTTACCGTTTGGCATATATCTCACTTCTGGATCCTGGCCTAAATTACCAACTAGGATCACTTTGTTAATACCACGAGCCATGGTCTGTCTCCTTTAATTAAACTATTCCTGCAACAAGTTTTGCTTGCTGCAAATCGAATTCTGATTCTTTTACTTTTAAGTAAGTACGATTTTCTTCAAGTACTACTGTTGTTTCTAACACACCCGGTAAGTCTGCAAGCTCATTTGCTAGCTTTTCGGCTGCTTTTTCAGGGTCAAAATTATCTTTATCACCTTGTAATTCAGTGAGTAAGCTTATCAACTTACTTTTCGGTGGTACTTCCATTCCCCACGCTATAGCAAACCATATTACCCCAACCAAGGTTGCCGCGGCAAATACTGTCTGGGCATCGCTCACTTGTGCAAAATAACCACCGATTATTCCGCCTAAAAAGGCGCCTAAAAACTGCGTAGAACTAAACGCCCCCATTGCAGACCCTTTTTGACCTGCAGGAGAAATGCGCGCAACCAATGCAGGCATAGTGGCTTCTAAAAAGTTGAATGCAATAAAATAGAGTAACATGCAAATACCAATTATGACTGCACTTGAGCCAAACAAACTGAGACTCATTAAACTGGCAACAATTAGGGCAATTGACGCTAAAAAAGCCATTTTCTCTTTTTGCTTTTTAATGGCAATGATCATCATAGGCACCATAAATACAAATGCCAACAATAGCACTGGTATATAGAGCTGCCAGTGCATTTCTGCTGCTAAGCCATCTTTAATGAGCTCTGCAGGTAAGGCCACAAATACCGCTGTGAGTGTTAAATGGAGTAGCATTACACCGATATTTAAACGCACTAATTGGGGATGTTTAATTAAGTTTTTAATGTCATTGAGGGAGGCCGATGTATCACCTTTTGGCGCTCGATTTACGGCTGTTGGAACTATGGTCAAAACAATAAAAATACCAATAACAGCAAGTATGGCAGTTAGCCAGAATATACCACTTACACCAAAAGAAGCGGCGATCATTGGGCCTAATAACATAGCTGCAGCAAAGCTTAAACCAA
This genomic window contains:
- a CDS encoding DUF4442 domain-containing protein; the encoded protein is MANKLSKLVSKVYKLPKSTHEFLLTKLFTSQVKFAATAKLKVNQISNQEVVVTLANKKRVQNHIGGIHAVGAALAAESASGIVFGMNVPDSHLPLLKSMTLEYNKRMQGDIKATASLSEQAIAAIKSQDKGDVVVPVVLTDESGESPINCEMRWAWVAKKRR
- a CDS encoding HopJ type III effector protein, yielding MALKTLLDQLNTSPENVTFQQVMAVIENHYSYTPQTFTNGKLTNNAGENAGSCKIFSFAKLNNLSEEQTLHCFGDYYRIDVLQHPTGDDHQNIRNFIKTGWAGINFGSLALITC
- the ssb gene encoding single-stranded DNA-binding protein; this translates as MARGINKVILVGNLGQDPEVRYMPNGNAVANITLATSDSYKDKNTGQLVDKTEWHRVVFFGKLAEVVGEYCRKGSQIYVEGKLQTRKWQDQQGQDKYTTEIVVDGFTGQMQMLGGRGENAGGNAGGGFQQQNQQQSGFAPQQSQGFNQGGQQQQGGFNQQPAQQQSAPAQQSGGFAPQQGGQQQSGGFAPQQQSGGFAPKQNAPQGGASNPMEPPIDFDDDIPF
- a CDS encoding MFS transporter codes for the protein MSASSLNALEKRTAVSLASVFAFRMLGLFMLMPVLAIYGTELEGFSPLWIGIAIGAYGLTQALLQIPMGWLSDKFGRKRVIVAGLIMFAIGSVIAAMAESIYTVTLGRALQGMGAIAAAVLALAADLSRDEQRPKVMAVIGMCIGLSFAAAMLLGPMIAASFGVSGIFWLTAILAVIGIFIVLTIVPTAVNRAPKGDTSASLNDIKNLIKHPQLVRLNIGVMLLHLTLTAVFVALPAELIKDGLAAEMHWQLYIPVLLLAFVFMVPMMIIAIKKQKEKMAFLASIALIVASLMSLSLFGSSAVIIGICMLLYFIAFNFLEATMPALVARISPAGQKGSAMGAFSSTQFLGAFLGGIIGGYFAQVSDAQTVFAAATLVGVIWFAIAWGMEVPPKSKLISLLTELQGDKDNFDPEKAAEKLANELADLPGVLETTVVLEENRTYLKVKESEFDLQQAKLVAGIV